In SAR324 cluster bacterium, one genomic interval encodes:
- a CDS encoding Calx-beta domain-containing protein, whose product MKSLLILFSLFFTLVLSGCKEGTIVYDIEFPRADSPEAQPKRIAPASVSLQAVSSNLAENAGTVFINATLNKTASSTTTVLLSLSGSATLNTDYSIDNATIEIPAGSLTASTTLRSLDDNIDDDAETITVEISAVSGGDGVIENGDQQETVTITDDEVAPAVTLATSASSFLENAANPAVTLTVSMTAAATSNTTILLGISGTATGGGVDYSVGSTTLVIPAGSTSTTTTLSSNDDPYYDDGETIIVDISGVSGSTATESGTQSETLTINDDEAQPTVSLTVGSNNLTEAAGATNNTSVTATLSYVNSTAVSINLSLSGTASDPADYGIATTSLTIPAGSTTATTTVTTQDDTISEGTETVIIDIGSVSGGDSAVEASPAQQRTISITDDEANPSVTLSTSTNSLNETGAGDNATLTVTMNPVASSATTVTLALSGTATGGGSDYSIDNTVLTIAAGVATATATISAQDDPYYDNGETIIVDINSVSGGNSATESGTQQQILTFNDNEIQPTVSLTVNSNSMGETGGSVTLTGTLSYVNSASTSVTLGTSGTATNLTDYNLSSSTIVIAAGNTTGTATLSSAGDSISDPAETVIVDITNVSGGDNATEATPAQRQTVTITDDEALPVISLSSSASTVTEANASVTLTVTANPASSSVIAVNLAETGTASGSGVDYSLGAGVLNISAGSTTATTSITTVNDGIYDPAETVIIDISSVSGGGATESGSQQETVTITDDEGTPTVSLSVDNNTVSEGAGVGARTVTVTLSNTASDNVTVGLSTSGTATGGGVDYTLNSSSLLIAAGSTTASTTLNISEDLLIEGTETIIIDISSVTNSIGITENGVQTETINLTDNEAGPTVSLSSSSPIAENGGVSTVTATMSTTAAQSTTINLLFSGTADNGTDYLRSASSITIAAGSTGGSITVTGVNDNFNDEAETVIVDIDTVSGGNGASESGTQRETITITDDDPTPTVSLSSSTTSVAESAGANAVTLTATLSAVAESSTSVTLSLSGTATVGAGTDYTINSSTITIAAGNTTGTAQLSILEDPLSEVPNETIVVDIASVSGGDSAIEATPAQQVTVTITDNEATPQITLAPAPTSPIAENGGTSTVTVTSTPASSSVITVNLSLSGSADNGSDYSIGTTSLTIPANTASTSTLVSSLDDGTFDPAETIVVDIASVNGGSAVESGGNQQETITITDDDNPPVVDLLVSASSVNENAGSAAAVITALLDHAATVDTLVTLSPSGTADNGSDYMLDNFTISVSAGATSGTTNLNLLQDSVSENPAETIIIDIASVSGGDSASENGTQSQTITLVDDEATPQITLAPTPTSPIAENGGTSTVTVTSSVVSSSAITVTLAPGAGATATGGGTDYSLDSSSLVIAAGSSTQTTTITSVDDNITEGNEAVVLDITGVSGGGATESGTPQQISVTITDDDSAGFTLSKTTASVAETGSTDTFTVVLNSEPTANVTLTLSDNDSSEVLYPSSVVFSTGNWSTAQTVTLTGKDDYIDDGNRSTLLTLTPSSGDGNYNSPTLSAQTVTATTTDNDTASFTISRTTADVSENGTTATFTVVLKTEPTNTVEFDITSDDLSEARVSPESLTFSTGNWTVSQTVTITGEDDSDDDDNVTSTTSVAIDQPNTLDSVYDSVGVQTINVLTIDDEEMPIVTLSAAAATVAESGTVEITATQNRTAATDTTVNLSTTNGTTIGGDYTAPGAITITAGTTSGFINFAPVNDGIDEDDETLTIQISSVSGGQGAQAGTPQQVSVTINDDDTAGFTLSTTAVSVNESGTTSQTFTVKLDTVPTGTVVFDLSHDDASEASISPSSLTFTDNTTKSVTVTAVDELVDDDNVSSTVTISVNTSSTADSKYDLLGSQTVTVTTVDDDNPGIADFDLDNITRDIVRLHLGWDAPVGFPTGAYDYYKLFYTTVPPASRTPAGRMVDDSDNHTGAILGTSGEFIHGGLGPTLTYWYRLAAYIDDGDRKADADDVFKLSTNELGETPYPVECTSTASESVMVDNDPDLLVYYPFVRDLNDYSPNNGSRANGYPYNLVDTSNSITFGEGCAFGISAYFDGDRGLSSSSANDGTYAENTSFNQLDIPDNWTLSLWVNPDGDMEMYSSAFSSGDIPNGPDFQIDLDDSASPLGRIRAYNNNGKTLKGPVLELNSWYHIALVHYANDQASFYVNGKHQQSTGSATSDLWKSYWAAKNRYLWQKIKIGINRQGKKNWKGYVDEVKIFGRSFSADDVLTLYQKSLPPIVENLTATSDGIGSSSITLTWDAVGVADNYTVYKLEQSSGGLSRVISFDQINMGNSVPGVITIPNVSSGCRSGACSYTDSSGLVNNKYYYYRIAAVSAIGTGNVAPTAEKYAQAQ is encoded by the coding sequence ATGAAGTCGCTGCTGATCCTTTTCAGTTTATTCTTTACGCTGGTTCTCTCCGGCTGTAAGGAAGGGACGATTGTCTATGACATCGAGTTTCCCCGCGCTGACAGTCCGGAAGCGCAGCCCAAGCGCATCGCTCCAGCGAGTGTCAGCCTGCAGGCTGTCTCTTCCAACCTTGCTGAAAATGCTGGCACTGTCTTCATCAATGCCACGTTGAACAAGACAGCCTCTAGCACCACGACAGTTCTACTTTCTCTCTCCGGCAGCGCCACGCTCAACACCGACTACAGCATCGACAATGCGACCATCGAGATCCCAGCGGGTTCGCTGACCGCCAGCACGACCCTACGCAGCCTGGATGACAACATTGATGATGACGCCGAGACTATCACCGTGGAGATCTCTGCAGTTTCTGGAGGAGATGGCGTCATAGAGAACGGGGACCAGCAGGAGACGGTGACGATCACCGATGATGAGGTAGCGCCAGCGGTTACGCTGGCCACCTCAGCCAGTAGCTTTCTAGAGAACGCAGCGAACCCGGCCGTGACCCTGACAGTTTCAATGACCGCAGCGGCAACGAGCAACACAACAATCCTGCTGGGAATCTCTGGGACAGCTACTGGTGGAGGAGTTGATTACAGTGTTGGTAGTACCACTCTAGTGATCCCTGCTGGCTCGACCAGCACCACAACAACGCTCAGCAGCAATGATGATCCGTATTACGATGACGGTGAGACGATCATCGTCGATATCAGCGGTGTCAGTGGGAGCACTGCCACCGAAAGTGGTACCCAGAGTGAGACGCTGACGATCAACGATGATGAGGCCCAGCCGACGGTGAGCCTGACAGTAGGATCGAACAACCTGACAGAGGCAGCGGGAGCAACGAACAACACCAGCGTGACGGCTACACTGAGTTACGTCAACAGCACTGCGGTGAGCATCAACCTGTCCCTAAGCGGCACAGCTAGTGACCCGGCTGACTATGGCATCGCTACAACTAGCCTGACGATACCCGCTGGTAGTACAACAGCAACGACGACGGTGACAACCCAGGATGACACGATCTCAGAGGGCACCGAGACGGTGATCATTGACATTGGCTCCGTCAGTGGTGGCGACAGCGCGGTGGAAGCCTCACCAGCCCAGCAACGAACCATCTCGATCACCGATGATGAGGCCAACCCAAGCGTGACTCTGTCGACCTCAACCAATTCGCTCAACGAGACTGGAGCTGGGGATAACGCCACGCTGACGGTGACCATGAACCCAGTAGCTTCAAGCGCCACGACAGTGACGCTGGCTCTTTCAGGTACAGCCACTGGTGGGGGCAGCGACTACAGCATCGACAACACAGTCTTGACGATTGCTGCTGGAGTGGCTACAGCCACAGCAACGATCAGCGCCCAGGATGACCCCTACTATGACAACGGTGAGACGATCATTGTCGACATCAACTCAGTCAGCGGGGGCAACAGCGCCACAGAGTCCGGGACCCAGCAGCAGATACTGACTTTCAATGACAATGAGATCCAACCGACGGTGAGCCTGACGGTGAACAGCAACAGCATGGGTGAGACAGGTGGTTCGGTCACCCTGACGGGCACTCTGAGCTATGTCAACAGCGCCAGCACGAGCGTGACTTTGGGGACTTCGGGGACCGCAACAAACCTAACTGATTATAATCTTAGTAGCAGCACGATCGTGATTGCCGCTGGCAACACCACAGGTACGGCGACTCTAAGCAGTGCGGGGGATTCAATCAGTGATCCAGCTGAGACTGTGATTGTGGATATCACCAACGTCAGTGGGGGTGACAATGCCACTGAGGCTACTCCAGCCCAGAGGCAGACAGTGACGATCACCGATGATGAGGCCTTACCAGTGATCAGCCTGAGCAGCTCAGCGAGCACAGTCACCGAGGCGAATGCCTCGGTGACGCTGACTGTGACAGCGAACCCAGCCTCTTCTTCTGTCATCGCAGTCAACTTGGCCGAGACTGGTACAGCCAGCGGGAGTGGGGTGGACTACAGCCTGGGAGCGGGAGTGCTCAACATCAGCGCTGGCAGCACGACAGCAACAACCAGCATTACCACCGTCAATGATGGAATCTATGACCCAGCTGAGACGGTGATCATCGACATCAGCTCGGTCAGTGGTGGTGGTGCAACGGAGTCTGGGAGCCAGCAGGAGACAGTGACGATCACCGATGATGAGGGAACTCCTACGGTGAGCCTGTCGGTAGATAACAACACTGTCTCTGAAGGAGCTGGTGTTGGAGCTAGGACGGTGACAGTCACATTGTCAAATACCGCTTCGGACAATGTCACAGTGGGACTTTCCACTTCAGGGACCGCCACGGGGGGTGGGGTAGACTACACGCTCAACAGCAGCTCCCTGCTGATTGCTGCCGGCAGTACGACGGCTTCAACCACGCTGAACATCAGTGAGGACCTACTGATCGAGGGGACTGAGACAATTATTATTGACATCAGCTCGGTGACCAACTCGATTGGGATCACAGAAAATGGGGTGCAGACCGAGACGATCAACCTGACAGATAATGAGGCAGGACCGACAGTGAGTCTCTCCTCTTCCTCCCCGATTGCTGAAAATGGTGGGGTTTCGACGGTGACAGCCACAATGAGTACCACAGCAGCCCAGAGCACAACGATCAACCTGCTTTTCAGTGGAACAGCAGACAATGGCACTGACTACTTACGGAGCGCTTCTTCGATCACGATTGCCGCCGGTAGCACTGGCGGCAGCATCACGGTGACCGGAGTGAATGACAACTTCAATGATGAAGCGGAGACAGTGATTGTCGACATTGATACAGTCAGTGGGGGCAACGGAGCTTCTGAGAGTGGGACCCAACGAGAGACGATCACGATCACTGATGATGATCCCACACCCACCGTGAGCCTGAGTAGCTCAACTACTAGCGTAGCTGAAAGTGCTGGCGCCAACGCGGTCACCCTGACAGCTACACTGAGTGCTGTCGCTGAGAGCAGCACTAGCGTGACCCTCTCGCTGTCGGGGACGGCGACTGTAGGAGCTGGGACCGACTATACGATCAACAGCAGCACAATCACGATTGCTGCTGGCAACACCACAGGGACGGCTCAGTTGAGCATCTTGGAGGACCCGCTCAGTGAGGTGCCGAATGAGACGATTGTTGTGGACATTGCCAGTGTGAGTGGGGGAGATAGTGCCATAGAGGCTACTCCGGCTCAACAGGTGACCGTGACGATCACTGACAACGAGGCAACACCGCAGATCACGCTGGCTCCAGCGCCTACGAGTCCGATTGCTGAGAATGGAGGAACCTCCACCGTGACGGTGACCTCAACCCCAGCTTCTTCCTCGGTGATCACGGTCAACCTCTCCTTGAGCGGCAGTGCAGACAACGGCAGTGACTACAGCATCGGTACAACCAGCCTGACGATCCCAGCCAACACCGCTAGCACCAGCACCTTGGTCAGTAGTCTTGATGATGGCACCTTCGACCCTGCAGAGACGATTGTTGTGGACATTGCCAGTGTGAATGGTGGCAGTGCAGTGGAATCTGGGGGCAACCAGCAGGAGACAATTACGATCACTGATGATGATAACCCACCGGTGGTGGACCTGCTGGTCTCAGCGAGTAGTGTCAATGAGAATGCCGGCAGTGCCGCAGCGGTGATCACCGCCTTGCTAGACCATGCAGCAACAGTGGATACGCTGGTCACCCTGAGTCCATCGGGCACAGCGGACAATGGCAGTGACTACATGCTGGACAACTTCACGATCAGCGTCAGTGCCGGAGCGACCAGCGGGACGACCAATCTGAACTTGCTTCAGGACAGTGTCAGTGAGAACCCGGCAGAGACAATCATCATCGACATTGCCAGTGTGAGTGGAGGAGACAGCGCCAGTGAGAACGGAACACAGAGCCAGACGATTACACTGGTTGATGATGAGGCAACCCCGCAGATCACCTTGGCTCCGACCCCTACGAGCCCGATTGCTGAGAATGGGGGGACTTCTACTGTAACGGTGACCTCTTCCGTAGTTTCTTCCTCGGCCATCACGGTGACCTTGGCTCCTGGAGCAGGGGCAACAGCAACCGGTGGAGGTACAGACTACAGTCTTGATTCAAGTTCATTGGTGATTGCTGCAGGTAGTAGCACGCAGACTACAACCATCACGTCAGTTGATGACAACATTACCGAAGGCAATGAGGCTGTAGTGCTTGATATCACCGGAGTCTCTGGTGGCGGTGCTACTGAAAGCGGAACGCCTCAACAAATATCTGTCACTATCACAGATGACGACAGCGCCGGCTTCACGCTTTCGAAGACAACGGCCTCAGTTGCTGAGACTGGTAGCACAGACACCTTCACCGTTGTACTGAACAGTGAGCCGACAGCCAATGTGACGCTCACCTTGAGTGATAATGACAGCAGCGAGGTGCTCTATCCAAGCAGCGTGGTCTTCAGTACCGGCAATTGGTCGACAGCCCAGACAGTGACGCTGACGGGCAAGGATGACTACATTGATGATGGCAATCGATCAACCTTGTTGACACTGACTCCAAGCAGTGGAGATGGCAACTACAACTCACCAACCTTATCTGCCCAGACCGTCACCGCAACTACTACGGATAACGATACGGCCAGCTTCACTATTTCACGAACCACAGCAGATGTCAGTGAGAATGGCACGACTGCAACCTTTACGGTCGTGCTGAAGACTGAACCGACAAACACCGTTGAGTTTGATATCACTTCGGATGACTTGAGCGAAGCACGGGTTTCTCCGGAAAGCCTGACCTTCTCGACAGGAAACTGGACAGTCAGTCAGACTGTGACGATTACCGGTGAGGACGACAGCGATGACGACGACAATGTCACCAGCACCACGAGTGTAGCGATTGATCAGCCAAACACCTTGGACAGTGTTTACGACAGCGTTGGCGTGCAAACAATCAATGTGTTGACGATTGATGATGAGGAAATGCCGATTGTGACGCTCTCTGCCGCAGCGGCAACTGTCGCGGAGAGTGGAACCGTGGAGATTACGGCAACTCAGAATCGAACAGCCGCAACGGATACAACGGTCAATCTCAGCACAACCAATGGAACCACCATTGGAGGAGATTATACCGCCCCAGGTGCCATCACCATCACAGCTGGTACCACAAGTGGTTTCATCAACTTTGCCCCGGTGAATGATGGGATTGATGAAGATGATGAAACCCTGACAATTCAAATCTCGTCGGTGAGTGGGGGGCAAGGTGCCCAGGCAGGGACTCCACAGCAGGTTTCAGTGACGATCAATGATGACGATACGGCAGGTTTCACCCTTTCAACTACGGCAGTCAGTGTGAACGAATCGGGCACAACCTCACAAACCTTTACCGTTAAGTTGGATACGGTACCCACTGGGACCGTCGTCTTTGATCTGAGCCATGATGATGCATCAGAGGCGAGTATCTCTCCCAGTAGTCTGACTTTTACTGATAACACAACTAAATCAGTGACGGTGACGGCAGTTGATGAACTTGTAGATGATGATAATGTCAGTAGTACTGTCACAATTTCTGTTAATACAAGCAGTACTGCAGATTCCAAGTATGATTTATTGGGGAGTCAAACAGTAACTGTGACTACGGTTGATGATGACAACCCAGGAATTGCAGATTTCGATTTAGATAATATTACACGCGATATTGTTCGACTTCATTTAGGTTGGGATGCACCAGTAGGTTTCCCTACAGGTGCGTATGACTACTATAAACTATTTTACACGACTGTTCCCCCAGCTTCACGAACTCCAGCAGGTAGAATGGTTGATGATTCAGATAATCATACAGGAGCTATACTAGGGACATCTGGTGAATTTATACACGGAGGATTGGGTCCAACTTTAACCTATTGGTATCGACTCGCAGCGTATATAGATGATGGTGATCGTAAAGCTGATGCAGATGACGTTTTTAAGCTTTCTACAAATGAACTAGGTGAAACTCCGTACCCTGTAGAATGTACTTCAACTGCAAGTGAGTCAGTTATGGTAGACAATGATCCAGACTTACTTGTGTACTATCCATTTGTTCGAGACTTAAACGATTATAGTCCTAATAATGGAAGTAGGGCTAATGGATACCCATATAATCTAGTTGACACAAGCAACAGTATTACATTTGGAGAGGGATGTGCTTTTGGTATATCTGCATACTTTGATGGAGATCGAGGCCTAAGTAGTTCGAGTGCAAATGATGGCACATATGCAGAAAATACTTCATTCAATCAGTTAGATATTCCAGACAACTGGACGTTGTCACTTTGGGTAAATCCAGATGGAGATATGGAAATGTATAGCTCAGCATTTTCATCTGGTGACATTCCAAACGGTCCAGACTTTCAAATTGATTTAGATGATTCAGCTAGTCCACTGGGTAGAATTCGTGCCTACAACAATAATGGGAAGACTCTCAAAGGGCCCGTCTTAGAATTAAACAGTTGGT